The Chryseobacterium aureum genome contains a region encoding:
- a CDS encoding polysaccharide deacetylase family protein: MVLLSFDIEEFDMPLEYKGEIPFEKQISISQTGLERILDILKKHNAKATFFSTVVFAENSRHLIERLLNDGHELASHTWFHSEFEDKHLKESRERLEELFSTKVTGLRMPRMMPVDEKEVEKAGYSYNSSINPTFLPGRYNNLKVSRTYFKEGNVTQVPASVSPNFRIPLFWLSFHNFPLFFYKKLASDSLKKDKYLNIYFHPWEFAEIKEEAFKLPGFTVKNSGKEMVERFDSFVGWLKEKGHAFGTFQEFQKQIER, translated from the coding sequence ATGGTATTATTGAGTTTTGATATTGAAGAATTTGATATGCCACTGGAATATAAGGGTGAAATTCCCTTTGAAAAGCAGATTTCAATTTCACAGACAGGATTAGAGAGAATCCTCGATATCCTTAAAAAACATAACGCAAAAGCTACCTTTTTTTCCACCGTAGTTTTTGCAGAAAACAGCAGACATCTTATCGAAAGGCTATTAAACGATGGTCATGAACTGGCTTCTCATACCTGGTTTCATTCAGAATTTGAAGATAAACACCTGAAGGAATCCAGAGAAAGGCTGGAAGAATTATTCTCCACAAAAGTGACCGGATTAAGAATGCCGAGGATGATGCCTGTAGACGAGAAAGAAGTGGAAAAAGCAGGATATTCCTACAATTCCTCCATCAATCCTACATTTTTACCAGGAAGGTATAATAATTTAAAAGTATCCAGAACCTATTTCAAAGAAGGAAATGTAACCCAGGTTCCGGCTTCGGTTTCACCCAACTTCAGAATTCCTCTGTTTTGGCTGAGTTTTCACAACTTTCCTTTGTTCTTCTATAAAAAGCTGGCTTCAGACAGCTTGAAAAAAGACAAATATCTGAACATTTATTTCCATCCCTGGGAATTTGCAGAAATCAAGGAGGAAGCCTTTAAGCTCCCCGGATTTACTGTAAAAAACTCAGGAAAAGAGATGGTAGAAAGGTTTGATTCTTTTGTAGGCTGGCTGAAGGAAAAAGGACATGCATTCGGGACATTTCAGGAATTTCAAAAACAGATAGAACGATGA
- a CDS encoding glycosyltransferase family 4 protein: MKIAFDAKRFFHNTSGLGNYSRDLVRILSEYKPDNEYLLLNKNKSERGKEILERPNVQFIETSKGNLSRQLKMGKDAQKQGANIFHGLSGELPLKWDPKPIKKVVTIHDMIFVRYPQYYSFFDRKIHFWKFKKAADSADKIIAISEQTKRDIIRYLKVPENKIEVIYQGCHHAFKEQQSPELIQAVQEKFKLPERFILNVGTIEDRKNLLNVVKAINGTEIPLVVVGRKTQYYQKIEHFLKKNKIEKQVSFLEGVSMDELACLYKLADIFVYPSFFEGFGIPVIEALFSKTVVVTSNTSCLPEAGGKDSVYVNPDNELDIRAKIKFLWENESERKRREEKGFEFVQKFNDEPIAQELIKFYQKII, encoded by the coding sequence ATGAAGATTGCCTTTGATGCAAAACGGTTTTTTCACAATACATCCGGTCTGGGAAATTATTCCAGAGACCTTGTAAGAATCCTTTCGGAATACAAACCGGACAACGAATATCTGTTACTCAATAAGAACAAATCGGAACGTGGAAAAGAAATTCTTGAACGGCCTAATGTTCAGTTTATTGAAACCTCAAAGGGGAATTTATCCCGCCAGCTGAAAATGGGTAAAGATGCCCAAAAACAAGGAGCCAATATTTTCCATGGCTTATCCGGCGAACTTCCTTTAAAATGGGATCCAAAGCCTATTAAAAAAGTCGTTACCATTCATGACATGATCTTTGTGAGATATCCGCAGTATTATTCTTTTTTTGACCGGAAAATCCATTTCTGGAAATTTAAAAAAGCGGCTGATTCGGCGGATAAAATTATTGCTATTTCAGAACAGACCAAAAGAGATATTATCCGGTATTTAAAAGTTCCTGAGAATAAAATTGAAGTGATTTATCAGGGATGCCATCACGCTTTCAAAGAACAGCAGTCTCCGGAACTGATACAGGCTGTACAAGAGAAATTTAAGCTTCCTGAAAGGTTTATACTGAATGTCGGTACCATTGAAGACCGTAAAAATCTGCTGAATGTTGTCAAAGCAATCAATGGAACAGAGATCCCGCTCGTTGTCGTAGGAAGGAAGACCCAATATTATCAGAAAATAGAACATTTCCTGAAAAAAAATAAAATCGAAAAGCAGGTGTCATTCCTTGAAGGCGTTTCGATGGATGAGCTGGCATGTCTCTATAAGCTGGCAGATATTTTTGTCTATCCGAGCTTCTTTGAAGGCTTCGGAATCCCGGTTATTGAGGCTCTTTTTTCTAAAACTGTGGTTGTTACAAGCAATACCAGTTGTCTGCCGGAAGCGGGAGGAAAAGATTCGGTGTATGTGAATCCGGACAATGAACTTGATATCCGAGCCAAAATCAAATTTCTCTGGGAAAATGAATCTGAAAGAAAACGCCGTGAGGAAAAGGGTTTCGAGTTTGTTCAGAAGTTTAATGACGAACCTATTGCACAGGAATTGATAAAGTTCTATCAAAAAATTATCTGA
- the hisG gene encoding ATP phosphoribosyltransferase: MSKLKIAIQKSGRLYEESLQLLKDCGIFVNNGKDQLKVSVDNFPMEIMYLRNSDIPQYLEDGVVDVAIVGENLLIEKAKNIKTIQKLGFSKCRVSLAVPKEVETDELSYFQGRKIATSYPNTLKNFLEKEGIVSDIHIISGSVEIAPNIGLADGICDIVSSGSTLFKNGLRETVTLLKSEAVLAQTPQLSAEKEAILGKFVFRIKSVLKAKNSKYILMNVPNEKIQKVAGVLPVLKSPTVIPLAEEGWSSIHSVIDEERFWDVIDELKENGAQDILIIPIDKMVI, encoded by the coding sequence ATGAGTAAATTAAAAATTGCGATCCAAAAAAGCGGCCGGCTTTACGAAGAATCTCTTCAGCTTCTCAAAGACTGTGGAATCTTTGTCAACAACGGTAAAGACCAACTCAAAGTTTCAGTAGATAATTTCCCGATGGAAATCATGTACCTTCGGAATTCAGACATCCCTCAGTACCTGGAAGACGGCGTGGTGGATGTAGCCATTGTAGGCGAAAATCTTCTGATTGAAAAGGCTAAAAATATCAAAACAATCCAGAAACTCGGGTTTTCAAAGTGCCGCGTTTCATTGGCCGTTCCTAAAGAGGTAGAAACCGATGAGCTGTCTTATTTTCAAGGCAGAAAAATTGCTACTTCTTACCCTAATACCCTCAAAAACTTCTTAGAAAAAGAAGGAATCGTATCAGATATTCACATTATTTCCGGTTCTGTAGAAATTGCACCTAATATTGGTCTTGCAGATGGAATTTGCGATATTGTAAGTTCCGGAAGCACTTTATTCAAAAATGGATTAAGAGAAACGGTCACTTTACTGAAATCGGAAGCTGTTTTGGCTCAAACTCCCCAACTATCAGCTGAAAAAGAAGCCATACTGGGGAAATTTGTATTCAGAATCAAGTCAGTTTTAAAAGCAAAAAATTCAAAATACATCCTGATGAATGTCCCTAATGAAAAAATTCAGAAAGTAGCCGGTGTGCTTCCTGTACTGAAAAGTCCTACCGTTATTCCATTGGCAGAAGAAGGCTGGAGCAGTATCCATTCCGTCATTGATGAAGAACGTTTCTGGGATGTCATTGATGAACTGAAAGAAAACGGTGCGCAGGATATTCTAATCATCCCAATTGATAAAATGGTTATTTAG